A part of Anabas testudineus chromosome 7, fAnaTes1.2, whole genome shotgun sequence genomic DNA contains:
- the edn3b gene encoding endothelin-3b, which yields MARILSFLAKMMLFTILSALIFLKGVLSSDNLDTSVVHPGARPDSSSVSHPEGAAGSLHEATQAKSRSKRCTCYSYKDKECVYYCHLDIIWINTPERTVPYGMSSYQGLQRIRRSVGGQLTKREGTKTQRCICVVLDIDPECHDFCLSRTLHTVPIRSRSLHRVPGPG from the exons ATGGCAAGGATACTATCATTTCTAGCGAAAATGATGCTTTTCACAATACTTTCTGCACTGATCTTCCTAAAAG GTGTCCTATCGTCTGATAACTTGGACACCTCAGTGGTCCACCCTGGAGCGCGCCCAGACTCCAGCAGTGTGTCCCACCCCGAGGGAGCCGCCGGTTCGCTGCATGAGGCAACGCAGGCAAAGTCTAGATCCAAGCGCTGCACCTGTTATTCCTACAAGGATAAAGAGTGCGTCTATTACTGCCACTTGGATATCATCTGGATCAACACCCCCGA ACGCACTGTGCCCTATGGAATGTCAAGCTACCAAGGCCTTCAGCGAATCAGGCGCTCTGTTGGTGGACAGCTAACCAAAAGAGAGGGGACAAAGACTCAGCGCTGCATTTGTGTTGTGCTTGACATAGATCCAGAGTGCCACGACTTTTGTCTGTCACG CACCCTGCACACAGTGCCCATCAGGAGCAGGAGCCTCCACAGAGTCCCAGGCCCTGGATGA
- the ttll9 gene encoding probable tubulin polyglutamylase TTLL9 — protein MSKYKTPGYKGSCDNGKSEEREIISCVRYKCGLLGTIQDVLRQRPGWVEVKDDGEWDFNWCDVGWLRENFDHSYLEEHVRINHFRNHYELTRKNFMVKNLKRYRKNLEREIGRMEASKCDFFPCTFTLPSEYHLFVEEFKRYPGSTWIMKPVAKSQGKGIFLFRKLKDIIDWKKDGTRSEDQKDATQVESYVAQRYIENPYLINGRKFDLRVYVLVTSYIPLKAWLYRDGFARFSSTRFSLSSINDKYMHLTNVAVQKTAPDYDPQKGCKWQMQQLRRYLTAKHGREMVETLFKEMDNIFVRSLQSVQKVIINDKHCFELYGYDILLDQNLKPWLIEVNASPSYTPSSQEDYEMKCRLLEDTLNVVDMEGRLTGKEKRVGGYDLMWNDGPVYREDVNLETFGSSCFTANTHLGCVNDREKQLRRLMKPFPGQKRM, from the exons ATGTCGAAGTATAAG ACACCTGGATACAAAGGTTCATGTGACAATGGCAAAAGCGAGGAGCG GGAGATAATAAGCTGTGTGCGTTATAAATGTGGGCTACTGGGAACCATACAGGATGTTCTGCGCCAGAGACCAGGATGGGTTGAAGTCAAAGA TGATGGAGAGTGGGATTTCAACTGGTGTGACGTGGGCTGGCTCAGGGAGAATTTTGATCATTCATATCTTGAGGAACATGTAAGGATAAATCACTTTCGCAACCATTATGAG CTGACTCGCAAAAACTTCATGGTGAAAAACCTCAAAAGATACCGAAAAAACCTTGAAAGAGAAATTGGCCGTATGGAAGCATCCAAATGTGATTTCTTCCCCTGTACCTTTACATTGCCCAGCGAGTATCATCTCTTTGTAGAGGAGTTTAAAAGATACCCTGGTAGTACCTGGATCATGAAACCG GTAGCAAAATCTCAAGGGAAAGGCATATTCCTGTTCAGAAAACTGAAAGACATCATAGACTGGAAGAAG GATGGTACCCGCTCAGAAGATCAGAAAGATGCAACTCAAGTGGAAAGCTATGTGGCACAACGATACATAGAGAACCCCTACCTAATTAATG GCAGAAAATTTGATCTGAGGGTCTATGTTCTAGTCACATCA TATATCCCCTTGAAGGCCTGGCTGTATCGAGATGGCTTTGCTCGCTTCTCAAGCACCCGCTTCTCTCTTAGCAGTATTAATGACAagt ATATGCACCTCACCAATGTGGCAGTTCAAAAAACAGCGCCTGACTATGATCCACAAAAG GGATGTAAGTGGCAGATGCAGCAACTTCGAAGATACCTGACTGCAAAACATGGAAGAGAGATGGTGGAAACCCTGTTTAAAGAGATGGATAACATCTTTGTCCGCAGTCTACAGAGTGTACAAAAGGTCAttataaatgacaaacattGCTTTGAGCTCTATGGGTACGACATTCTACTGGATCAGAACCTCAAACC CTGGTTAATTGAAGTGAATGCTTCTCCATCATACACGCCCAGCAGCCAAGAGGATTACGAAATGAAGTGCAGATTGCTAGAGGATACTTTGAATGTTGTTGATATGGAGGGAAG GCTGACTGGCAAAGAGAAAAGGGTGGGTGGCTACGATCTCATGTGGAATGATGGACCTGTCTATAGAGAGGATGTCAACCTAGAAACATTTGGCAGTTCGTGTTTCACTGCCAACACACACTTAG GGTGTGTgaatgacagagagaagcagcttCGCCGGCTAATGAAACCATTTCCTGGCCAGAAGAGAATGTAA
- the ppp1r3da gene encoding protein phosphatase 1, regulatory subunit 3Da: MNMERAWFIGNERIPPTKSEQQMSSSHSVSRPSMTINLTEMLRADKPNTVKKTIPIRPPSPRVCLQRGKEFQHSLSCEPVPKPIIRQRSHSLPSATQKKKQCKKVGVRFVDSRGLDLEDIKIFKSGEDPFVPQHVTFRLLMAAELTDGRHLEISLPYMNPLFSQQPGDQPGFLHRLHEQKVCLERVMCFELGVIGITQVINLDFEKDVTARYSFTDWKSSAETKASWVSSITNTWEGGESQISRDTFRFHLPVPPFLQPGAVLEFAIKYKVCGVEYWDNNDGENYKLVCHNYKLTVPKECQDSMVHFI; the protein is encoded by the exons ATG AACATGGAAAGAGCGTGGTTTATTGGAAATGAGAGGATCCCTCCCACAAAATCTGAACAGCAGATGTCCAGCTCTCACAGTGTGTCAAGACCCAGCATGACAATCAACTTAACTGAAATGCTTCGAGCTGACAAACCTAATACAGTAAAGAAGACGATTCCAATCCGGCCGCCTAGCCCCAGAGTATGTctgcaaagaggaaaagagttCCAGCACAGTCTCTCCTGTGAGCCAGTGCCCAAACCCATCATCCGACAACGGTCACACTCTCTGCCTTCCgccacacagaaaaaaaaacaatgcaaaaaagTTGGTGTACGGTTTGTTGACTCTAGAGGGCTTGACCTGGAAGATATCAAGATATTCAAATCTGGAGAGGATCCGTTTGTGCCACAACATGTTACCTTCAGATTATTGATGGCTGCAGAGTTGACAGATGGAAGGCATCTGGAGATCTCTTTGCCATACATGAATCCACTTTTCTCACAACAACCTGGTGACCAGCCGGGATTCCTTCATCGACTCCATGAGCAGAAAGTGTGTCTGGAGAGAGTGATGTGTTTTGAACTGGGTGTCATCGGTATCACTCAAGTCATCAATTTAGACTTTGAGAAAGATGTCACGGCTCGCTATTCATTTACAGACTGGAAGAGCAGTGCAGAAACTAAGGCCTCTTGGGTGTCCTCCATCACCAATACCTGGGAAGGTGGAGAGAGCCAAATCAGCCGTGATACATTTCGTTTCCACCTGCCTGTTCCACCTTTCCTGCAGCCAGGAGCAGTATTAGAGTTTGCCATTAAATACAAAGTCTGCGGAGTTGAATATTGGGACAACAATGATGGTGAGAATTATAAGTTAGTTTGCCACAACTACAAGCTTACTGTTCCCAAAGAATGCCAGGATAGCATGGTGCACTTCATTTAG
- the fam217b gene encoding uncharacterized protein fam217b, with protein MGPIMQERTASTTLKRVVSKEKIRVKNTENSVPVTSSKKGNKMKKAVSQMKNGPGPGQNKDIVTTVQKGAQSKSGRVKSGTTRNTSKLSSPEEEGDSRPQLRKQSSVHRKEEKRENQRMSQCSSELHQSYGGMGKNRQDLSLPLSPISALRHMPAHPLTHSPAPTPTPEALQQHYNQKDDDTDSASDLSDSERLPVLPSPCTPCTPPHLNLRAEVINTNDFPPDFPGPRGTVGDEDESEKPSYSYPDFLPPPFNSWSLRQLAVFLHTEGRGAPRPKPVGPLEKYLERLLQLEWLQIQTVQAESSRPPGTRPKPQSFPHATTAHPPRPHTAPPSRLNSPKGLRQSQRTFPFTPVNNPPSPSATQHQLSRFPVCPHCRIRYPLCNGSCSAYAYQRHSRLSPLLERRAKPGAPVKRSSSETRATSTDGRSPGTQSGGGAQTPVSPSAGRSHLRHMQAAGNARKHPQESGANSNSRGQVRKSRVRANSETDVKKEPGGIKAAGAEKRVFAASKREGVTSKRVEKDWQRTDAGGQASKTAMKRAAKEPQSVSKAPLSSKQNGKTKNVHFVAK; from the exons ATGGGCCCCATCATGCAGGAGCGCACGGCATCCACGACACTGAAACGCGTCGTCTCCAAAGAGAAGATTCGtgtaaaaaatactgaaaacagcGTACCAGTAACCAG TTCAAAGAAAGGTAATAAGATGAAGAAGGCAGTGAGCCAAATGAAAAATGGTCCAGGACCAGGTCAGAATAAGGACATAGTGACAACAGTGCAGAAG GGTGCACAGTCGAAAAGTGGCAGGGTCAAATCCGGCACTACACGGAATACAAGCAAACTCTCCAG CCCTGAAGAAGAAGGAGATTCGAGACCTCAACTCCGCAAACAGTCATCTGTGcacaggaaagaggaaaaacgTGAGAATCAGCGGATGTCACAATGCAGCAGTGAGTTACATCAGAGTTATGGGGGCATGGGAAAGAATCGGCAAGACCTCTCCTTGCCCCTATCCCCAATATCGGCTCTGCGACACATGCCAGCACATCCCCTAACACACTCTCCAGCCCCTACACCCACCCCAGAAGCACTACAACAGCACTACAACCAGAAGGATGATGACACTGACAGTGCCAGTGATCTGTCAGACTCTGAGAGGCTGCCTGTATTGCCTTCTCCTTGCACCCCCTGCACCCCTCCTCACCTCAACCTCCGTGCCGAAGTCATTAATACTAATGACTTTCCCCCGGACTTCCCAGGACCTCGTGGGACAGTGGGTGATGAAGATGAGAGTGAAAAACCCAGCTACAGTTACCCAGACTTTCTGCCTCCTCCCTTCAACAGCTGGAGCCTGAGACAGCTGGCAGTGTTTCTTCATACAGAGGGCCGCGGTGCCCCCAGGCCCAAGCCTGTAGGGCCCTTAGAAAAGTACCTGGAGAGGCTGTTGCAGTTGGAGTGGCTCCAGATCCAAACAGTGCAAGCAGAGAGCAGCCGTCCGCCTGGGACCCGTCCAAAGCCACAGAGTTTTCCCCATGCCACCACAGCTCACCCACCCAGGCCACACACAGCTCCACCATCCCGACTCAACTCTCCGAAAGGGTTGCGACAAAGCCAACGCACCTTCCCATTTACGCCTGTCAACAATCCCCCATCGCCTAGTGCAACTCAGCACCAGCTCTCCCGCTTTCCAGTTTGTCCTCACTGTCGCATTCGCTACCCATTGTGCAATGGAAGCTGCTCTGCCTATGCCTATCAGCGCCACTCACGGCTTAGCCCACTGCTTGAGCGCAGAGCCAAGCCTGGGGCACCagtgaagagaagcagcagtgagacCCGAGCAACCTCAACAGACGGCAGGAGCCCAGGAACAcagagtggaggaggagctCAGACCCCAGTTAGCCCCTCGGCTGGAAGGAGTCATCTGAGGCACATGCAGGCTGCAGGCAATGCCCGTAAGCATCCCCAGGAATCTGGAGCTAACTCAAATAGTAGAGGTCAGGTGAGGAAAAGTCGTGTCAGAGCTAACTCTGAGACAGATGTTAAAAAGGAGCCTGGTGGCATTAAAGCAGCTGGTGCAGAGAAACGTGTTTTTGCTGCAAGTAAGCGAGAAGGCGTCACCTCCAAGAGAGTGGAGAAGGACTGGCAGAGGACAGACGCAGGAGGTCAGGCTTCGAAAACTGCCATGAAAAGAGCTGCTAAAGAGCCACAGTCTGTCTCCAAAGCACCACTTAGTAGCAAGCAGAatggcaaaacaaaaaatgtgcaCTTTGTTGCAAAGTAA